Below is a genomic region from Caballeronia sp. SBC1.
CGTGCTGTCCGCACCGCAGCAGCGCGAACAGGCCGAAGCGTTCGCCGCGCGACTCGGGTCGCGGGCGGTTGGCGTGTTTTCGAAGGCAGTCATGCATGTGCCTGTCGAGACCGCGCAGGAGGCCAGCGATTACGCCGCGAAGCTGGGCGCGGACTGTGCCGTGGCAATAGGTGGTGGGTCCACAACCGGACTCGGCAAGGCAATCGCACTGACTACCTCCCTGCCGATTATTGCAATTCCGACCACGTATGCAGGCTCGGAAATGACGCCTGTCTACGGACTCACTGAAGCCGGCTTGAAGAAGACCGGGCGCGACCTGCGGGTGTTGCCGAAGACGGTGATCTACGATCCTGAGCTGACGCTGTCGCTGCCAGCCTCGCTTTCCGTCACAAGCGGCATCAACGCAATCGCGCACGCGGCCGAGGGGCTCTACGCGCAAGATGCAAATCCGATTACCGGATTGATGGCGGAGGAGGGCATTCGCGCGCTGGGAGCAGGCATAGGCCGCGTCGTTTCCCGCCTTGATGATCTCGATGCCCGCGCCGATTGCCTCTACGGCGCGTGGCTGTGCGGTGCCGTGCTCGGCAGCGTTGGCATGGCGTTGCATCACAAGCTGTGCCACACGCTCGGTGGCACCTTCAACTTGCCGCACGCCGAGACACACACCATCGTGTTGCCGCATGCGCTTGCGTACAACCGCGAAGCCGCGCCGCACGCCATGCAGCGGATCGCGCGTGCGCTTGGGGCACCGGATGCGGCGCTTGGCGTGTTCGATCTCGCCCGTGACAACGGTGCACCGACGGCATTGAAGGATATTGGCCTGAAGGAATCGGATATTGGCGTGGCGCTGGATATCGCGTTGAAGAACCCCTACTGGAATCCGAGGCCGATCGAGCGTGCCGCATTGCGGGCCTTGCTCGAAGCCGCTTACGAGGGCCGCCGCCCGAACTGATGCGCGCTGAGCCAGGCACGCAAGAAGGCCGGCTCAGCCCATAAAAGACTGAAGGAGACAAACATGGACGATCATTCCATCTACGGCGCTCGTCGTTATTTCGTGAAGCTCGCGGCGGGCGGTGCGCTTGTCGCGGCTTCACCCCTGTTTGCGCGCATCGCGAGCGCGGCCAGTCCGCGCACGCTGAAGATTGGCTACGTGTCGCCGCAAACTGGCCCGCTCGCACCATTCGGCGAAGCCGATCGTTTTGTCATCGGACAGATGCAGGCGGCGCTGAAAAACGGCATTGCGATCAACGGAAAGCAGTATCCGGTCACCATCCTTGTCAAGGACAGCCAGTCGAATCCGAACCGCGCCGGCGAGGTGGCGAATGATCTGATCCTGAAGGACAAGGTCGACATCATGCTGGTTTCGGGTACGCCGGAGACGGCCAATCCCGTAAGCGACGCGTGCGAGATCAACGAGATGC
It encodes:
- a CDS encoding maleylacetate reductase, producing MDPFIYQGLPSRVVFGAGSIVHLEREIDLLGAKRAIVLSAPQQREQAEAFAARLGSRAVGVFSKAVMHVPVETAQEASDYAAKLGADCAVAIGGGSTTGLGKAIALTTSLPIIAIPTTYAGSEMTPVYGLTEAGLKKTGRDLRVLPKTVIYDPELTLSLPASLSVTSGINAIAHAAEGLYAQDANPITGLMAEEGIRALGAGIGRVVSRLDDLDARADCLYGAWLCGAVLGSVGMALHHKLCHTLGGTFNLPHAETHTIVLPHALAYNREAAPHAMQRIARALGAPDAALGVFDLARDNGAPTALKDIGLKESDIGVALDIALKNPYWNPRPIERAALRALLEAAYEGRRPN